The following are encoded in a window of Dysidea avara chromosome 4, odDysAvar1.4, whole genome shotgun sequence genomic DNA:
- the LOC136254640 gene encoding uncharacterized protein isoform X3: protein MEIEAIIPPFSQHQHLEAIIPPLVLVQSVSHLYKVHHWHLCRYFYSNNCHILAETLGIAVLHLGDPAGEEAYNVAWCPQMTVICLQDKMTTGRHYNVNCCCMSPAAGETQLLIGITVRSAHHSFCKGLIMMTMIVIINRPYQLLLIV, encoded by the exons ATGGAAATAGAGGCAATCATTCCACCAT TCAGCCAACACCAACACCTAGAAGCAATCATTCCACCAT TAGTCCTAGTGCAATCTGTCAGCCACCTTTACAAAG TTCATCATTGGCATCTGTGCAGATACTTTTACAGCAACAATT GCCACATACTAGCAGAAACCCTAGGCATAGCAGTGTTACACCTAGGTGACCCAGCAG GGGAGGAAGCATACAACGTGGCATGGTGTCCTCAAATGACTG TGATTTGCCTGCAAGATAAAATGACGACAGGAAGACACTACAACG TGAATTGTTGTTGCATGAGTCCCGCAGCAGGAGAGACCCAGCTACTAATAGGAATCACAG TCAGATCAGCTCATCACAGCTTTTGCAAGGGATTAATAATGATGACTATGATAGTGATTATTAATCGACCATATCAGCTACTGCTAATAGTGTGA
- the LOC136254640 gene encoding uncharacterized protein isoform X2: MEIEAIIPPFSQHQHLEAIIPPSVVLVQSVSHLYKVHHWHLCRYFYSNNCHILAETLGIAVLHLGDPAGEEAYNVAWCPQMTVICLQDKMTTGRHYNVNCCCMSPAAGETQLLIGITVRSAHHSFCKGLIMMTMIVIINRPYQLLLIV, from the exons ATGGAAATAGAGGCAATCATTCCACCAT TCAGCCAACACCAACACCTAGAAGCAATCATTCCACCAT CAGTAGTCCTAGTGCAATCTGTCAGCCACCTTTACAAAG TTCATCATTGGCATCTGTGCAGATACTTTTACAGCAACAATT GCCACATACTAGCAGAAACCCTAGGCATAGCAGTGTTACACCTAGGTGACCCAGCAG GGGAGGAAGCATACAACGTGGCATGGTGTCCTCAAATGACTG TGATTTGCCTGCAAGATAAAATGACGACAGGAAGACACTACAACG TGAATTGTTGTTGCATGAGTCCCGCAGCAGGAGAGACCCAGCTACTAATAGGAATCACAG TCAGATCAGCTCATCACAGCTTTTGCAAGGGATTAATAATGATGACTATGATAGTGATTATTAATCGACCATATCAGCTACTGCTAATAGTGTGA
- the LOC136254640 gene encoding uncharacterized protein isoform X4, translating into MEIEAIIPPFSQHQHLEAIIPPSVVLVQSVSHLYKVHHWHLCRYFYSNNCHILAETLGIAVLHLGDPAVICLQDKMTTGRHYNVNCCCMSPAAGETQLLIGITVRSAHHSFCKGLIMMTMIVIINRPYQLLLIV; encoded by the exons ATGGAAATAGAGGCAATCATTCCACCAT TCAGCCAACACCAACACCTAGAAGCAATCATTCCACCAT CAGTAGTCCTAGTGCAATCTGTCAGCCACCTTTACAAAG TTCATCATTGGCATCTGTGCAGATACTTTTACAGCAACAATT GCCACATACTAGCAGAAACCCTAGGCATAGCAGTGTTACACCTAGGTGACCCAGCAG TGATTTGCCTGCAAGATAAAATGACGACAGGAAGACACTACAACG TGAATTGTTGTTGCATGAGTCCCGCAGCAGGAGAGACCCAGCTACTAATAGGAATCACAG TCAGATCAGCTCATCACAGCTTTTGCAAGGGATTAATAATGATGACTATGATAGTGATTATTAATCGACCATATCAGCTACTGCTAATAGTGTGA